A region from the Nonlabens sp. YIK11 genome encodes:
- a CDS encoding acyl-CoA dehydrogenase family protein, with amino-acid sequence MYSKYFTEEHNFFRQSFRDFLNKEVVPHVDRWEETGQIDREIFKKMGDMGYFGLYYPEEYGGLDLDFFYTVIFLEEMQRVNSGGFAAAMWVQAFLGAQHLLKEGDDRIKEEYLVPTLTGDKIGCLCITEPFGGSDVAGMRTTAVKDGDHYVINGSKTFITNGVYSDYLVVAAKTDPDAKGRGISIFLMDRETPGISATKLNKLGWRASDTGEIGFDNVRVPVENLMGEEGKGFPYIMQHFALERLIMAINGHARAEYALEYTIGYMRDRTAFGKSLDKFQALRHKLADMLSEVEMAKNFNYSIAEELDKGLYPVKEASMAKLLSTKVADEVIYGCLQFLGGYGYIEEYPLARMWRDSRLGPIGGGTSEIMREIIAKMTLDGKDYKPAAE; translated from the coding sequence ATGTATTCAAAATATTTTACCGAAGAACACAATTTCTTCAGACAAAGTTTTAGGGATTTTTTAAATAAAGAAGTCGTTCCTCATGTGGATCGCTGGGAAGAAACCGGCCAGATAGATCGCGAGATTTTCAAGAAGATGGGTGATATGGGCTACTTCGGGCTTTATTATCCTGAAGAATACGGCGGTCTGGATCTGGACTTTTTTTACACCGTTATATTTTTAGAAGAGATGCAGCGCGTTAACTCTGGTGGTTTTGCTGCTGCCATGTGGGTACAGGCATTCTTAGGTGCGCAACACCTATTGAAAGAAGGAGACGATAGGATCAAGGAGGAATACTTAGTCCCTACACTTACCGGTGACAAAATAGGTTGTCTTTGTATAACCGAACCCTTTGGTGGTAGTGATGTAGCAGGTATGCGAACCACGGCTGTAAAGGATGGTGATCATTATGTGATTAACGGTTCAAAGACCTTCATTACCAATGGTGTGTATTCAGACTATTTAGTAGTAGCTGCCAAAACAGATCCAGATGCAAAAGGTCGTGGTATCTCCATATTCTTAATGGATAGAGAAACGCCAGGCATAAGCGCCACAAAATTGAACAAATTAGGATGGCGCGCCAGCGATACGGGCGAGATAGGTTTTGACAATGTGCGTGTGCCAGTTGAAAATCTTATGGGTGAAGAAGGTAAGGGCTTTCCATACATCATGCAGCACTTTGCCCTAGAGCGATTGATCATGGCGATCAATGGTCATGCAAGAGCAGAATACGCCTTGGAATATACCATAGGCTATATGAGAGACCGTACGGCCTTTGGTAAATCACTGGATAAATTTCAGGCATTGCGTCACAAACTCGCAGATATGTTGAGTGAGGTAGAGATGGCTAAGAACTTTAACTACTCCATTGCTGAGGAACTGGACAAAGGTCTGTATCCTGTAAAGGAAGCCAGTATGGCAAAACTTCTATCGACTAAAGTCGCCGATGAGGTGATCTATGGCTGCCTACAATTCCTTGGAGGTTATGGATACATCGAGGAATATCCACTAGCCAGAATGTGGCGTGATAGTAGATTAGGCCCGATAGGCGGCGGTACCAGCGAGATCATGAGAGAGATCATTGCAAAAATGACTTTGGACGGTAAGGATTATAAGCCTGCAGCTGAATAG
- a CDS encoding helix-hairpin-helix domain-containing protein, producing MKNFKSLFLFNRRQQGGIFILLILLVIVVGIRYYVATKPTSDIVLSDVSQYQAQIDSIKMATAKRKDTIYPFNPNYITDYRAYILGLNEAELDRLSRFRESGKFINTADQFQQVTKVSDKWLDSISPYFKFPSWVNEPRKSYSSDFSNRKIVAMDINKASLEDLRKVYGIGPALSGRIVKEREKLDGFIDIMQVRDVYGLSDSTMVELRKHFYVTPKAGFKKLALNNATSDQLSTIPYFNDYLVDKLIEQRTLRDGFKTWKDVTLTSRFPTEKLALIQLYLTLD from the coding sequence ATGAAAAATTTTAAATCCCTCTTTTTGTTCAATAGGCGACAACAAGGAGGGATTTTTATTTTACTCATTTTATTGGTGATCGTTGTGGGAATTAGATACTATGTCGCCACTAAACCAACGTCAGATATCGTGCTGAGTGACGTTTCTCAATACCAGGCTCAAATTGATTCTATCAAGATGGCCACGGCAAAGAGAAAGGACACCATTTATCCCTTCAATCCCAATTATATCACTGACTATAGAGCCTACATTTTAGGTTTGAATGAAGCAGAGTTGGATAGGCTGTCTCGCTTTCGCGAAAGCGGAAAATTCATCAACACGGCTGATCAATTTCAACAAGTCACCAAAGTAAGCGACAAGTGGCTGGATAGTATCTCGCCCTATTTCAAATTTCCATCTTGGGTCAACGAGCCTAGGAAAAGCTATTCCAGTGACTTCTCTAACCGAAAAATAGTTGCCATGGATATCAACAAGGCATCGCTGGAAGATTTGCGCAAAGTATATGGGATAGGACCTGCTCTATCTGGCCGGATTGTGAAAGAACGGGAAAAACTTGACGGTTTTATTGATATCATGCAGGTACGTGATGTGTACGGACTTTCAGATTCAACCATGGTCGAACTGCGTAAACACTTTTACGTCACACCAAAGGCTGGCTTTAAAAAGTTAGCGCTCAATAACGCCACCAGCGATCAGCTGTCAACAATCCCATATTTTAACGACTACCTTGTCGATAAACTTATAGAGCAGCGCACCCTGCGGGATGGTTTCAAGACCTGGAAGGATGTAACGCTCACCTCAAGATTCCCAACGGAAAAATTGGCTTTAATTCAGCTATATTTGACGCTGGACTAA
- a CDS encoding alanine/glycine:cation symporter family protein produces the protein MKNLNKIVLSLMALMLSTAVFAQEQQEEKGIDEKIDDAFGWATGDYVAGVFYQIPMGTVEDEMTIELDVLDRLAIRDPDDRFAVPSFNAPDGVRYTLENDSLNVNRISLSGDQIAEEIELKTANPNIVVDGGTFKIATTDIVPGSSVEIVASAPFTRVYWVLFPLILGALFFTIYFKFINFSGIWRAIQVVRGKYEDIEKHGAEMLYGEDGIANGVDINKVDSLEDHIDEVSDEITVDGDIKDTIRDESSDGEVSHFQALTAALSATVGLGNIAGVAIAVSVGGAGATFWMIVAGFLGMASKFVECTLGVKYRDVGPDGTVYGGPMYYLTKGLRSMGLAGLGKVLAVLFAIMCIGGSFGGGNMFQANQAAQMVENITGGSESFMFGYRWVFGLLMAIFVGIVIIGGIKSIAKVTDKIVPFMVVIYVGAAIWVIIANYDLIGFAFTEIIDGAFSPEGVAGGAIGVLVQGFRRAAFSNEAGVGSASIAHSAVRTKYPASEGLVALLEPFIDTVVVCTMTAVVLIITGNVDPANAGLADADAILLTSDAFGSVISWFPYVLTLAVVMFAFSTMISWSYYGYQAWAYLFGRTSRTEYTYKILFCIFVVVGSAASLGNVIGFSDAMIFSMMVPNMIGIVLLAPKVKKEMNRYMKAIRLKREAIN, from the coding sequence ATGAAAAATCTTAACAAAATTGTCCTATCGCTAATGGCATTGATGCTCTCAACGGCTGTGTTTGCACAAGAGCAACAAGAAGAAAAAGGAATTGACGAAAAGATAGATGACGCCTTTGGTTGGGCCACTGGTGATTATGTCGCAGGAGTCTTTTATCAAATTCCAATGGGAACGGTTGAAGATGAAATGACTATTGAACTGGATGTTCTTGATAGACTCGCGATACGTGATCCAGATGATCGTTTTGCGGTACCTAGTTTCAATGCCCCAGATGGTGTTAGATATACTTTAGAAAACGATTCTCTTAACGTCAACAGAATTTCTCTTTCTGGAGATCAAATCGCAGAGGAGATTGAGCTCAAAACAGCTAATCCAAATATTGTTGTTGACGGCGGTACATTCAAAATCGCAACAACGGATATAGTTCCAGGTTCTAGTGTGGAAATTGTAGCCTCTGCACCATTTACTAGAGTTTATTGGGTGCTTTTCCCATTAATCCTAGGAGCGCTCTTCTTTACGATATATTTTAAATTTATCAACTTTTCAGGGATTTGGAGAGCCATTCAGGTGGTTCGTGGTAAATACGAGGACATTGAAAAGCATGGAGCAGAAATGCTTTATGGAGAAGATGGTATTGCCAACGGTGTTGACATTAATAAGGTAGACAGTCTTGAAGATCATATTGACGAGGTAAGTGACGAGATCACTGTCGATGGAGATATTAAGGACACCATTAGGGATGAAAGTTCTGATGGTGAGGTTAGTCACTTTCAAGCTTTAACCGCGGCACTCTCTGCAACCGTAGGTTTAGGAAATATTGCAGGTGTTGCCATCGCAGTTTCTGTAGGTGGTGCAGGAGCAACCTTCTGGATGATCGTTGCAGGATTTCTAGGGATGGCTTCTAAGTTTGTAGAGTGTACTCTAGGTGTAAAATATCGTGATGTAGGTCCAGATGGAACCGTTTATGGTGGTCCCATGTATTATTTGACTAAAGGTTTGAGATCCATGGGTCTTGCTGGATTAGGTAAAGTTCTTGCTGTTCTTTTTGCGATTATGTGTATTGGTGGATCCTTTGGTGGTGGTAACATGTTCCAGGCCAACCAGGCAGCACAAATGGTCGAAAATATTACAGGTGGATCAGAATCCTTCATGTTTGGATATCGTTGGGTATTTGGATTATTGATGGCCATTTTTGTGGGTATCGTCATCATTGGTGGTATCAAATCCATTGCAAAAGTGACAGACAAAATTGTACCATTCATGGTAGTAATTTATGTTGGGGCGGCCATCTGGGTGATCATAGCTAATTATGACCTAATAGGATTTGCATTTACAGAGATCATCGATGGAGCATTTAGTCCAGAAGGTGTTGCTGGTGGAGCCATTGGTGTTTTAGTACAAGGATTTAGAAGAGCAGCATTCTCAAATGAGGCTGGTGTTGGATCTGCTTCCATTGCACACTCTGCGGTAAGAACAAAATATCCTGCAAGTGAAGGTCTCGTAGCATTATTGGAGCCATTCATTGATACCGTAGTAGTTTGTACGATGACAGCGGTGGTATTGATTATCACTGGAAATGTCGATCCAGCAAACGCTGGTCTTGCAGATGCAGATGCCATCTTGTTGACTTCAGATGCATTTGGTTCTGTAATAAGTTGGTTCCCATATGTATTGACCCTAGCAGTAGTAATGTTTGCCTTTTCCACCATGATTTCTTGGTCCTACTATGGTTACCAGGCTTGGGCTTATCTATTTGGTAGAACCAGTAGGACAGAATATACCTACAAAATCTTGTTCTGTATTTTTGTAGTCGTAGGGTCTGCAGCAAGCTTAGGAAACGTTATCGGCTTCTCAGATGCGATGATTTTCTCTATGATGGTGCCTAACATGATTGGTATCGTGCTTCTTGCTCCTAAAGTAAAAAAGGAAATGAATCGTTACATGAAAGCGATTCGATTAAAGCGTGAGGCTATCAATTAA
- a CDS encoding potassium channel family protein has product MRNKITIAISLLTSVMVTGCLGYKFMLGLSWIDALYMTVITITTVGYREIGDPSPEAKLFTIFIILTSVVIVGYSVSVISEYLLTRNSLQARRAREKKKYLNSMENHIIVCGYGRNGKQAVAKLQDYKRDFIIIEKDQQVIDDCQLDNKYFYRGNANEDEVLQSAGIDKASVLITALPDDADNLFIVLSARQLNKDLKIISRASEETSYKKLKLAGADNVILPDQIGGQHMASLIVSPDLIEFWDNLSYGGDDGVNLEQVSFEQMFDHQNKCTIIDLNLRQKTGCTIIGYKSPDGEYVVNPSPETVIGTGSKIIVVGNSQQIAQLQKSYRIHE; this is encoded by the coding sequence ATGCGTAACAAAATAACGATAGCGATAAGCCTTCTAACCTCGGTCATGGTAACGGGTTGTTTAGGGTATAAATTCATGCTGGGCTTGTCATGGATTGATGCCTTGTACATGACGGTGATCACTATTACAACCGTTGGTTATCGTGAGATAGGAGATCCTAGTCCAGAAGCTAAACTATTCACCATATTCATCATCTTGACTAGTGTGGTGATAGTGGGTTATTCAGTATCTGTAATTTCCGAATATCTGCTAACTAGAAACTCGCTACAGGCAAGAAGAGCTCGCGAAAAGAAAAAATATCTTAACTCTATGGAAAATCACATCATCGTTTGCGGCTACGGCCGTAATGGGAAACAGGCAGTGGCTAAACTACAGGATTACAAGCGTGATTTCATAATCATTGAAAAGGATCAACAGGTGATTGATGATTGCCAGCTCGATAACAAGTATTTCTACCGCGGTAATGCTAATGAGGATGAGGTATTACAATCTGCTGGGATAGATAAGGCATCTGTTCTGATTACGGCACTTCCAGACGATGCAGACAATCTTTTTATTGTTTTGAGTGCTAGACAGCTAAATAAGGATCTCAAAATCATTTCTAGAGCCAGTGAAGAAACCAGTTATAAAAAACTAAAACTCGCTGGTGCTGACAATGTCATACTTCCAGACCAAATAGGAGGCCAGCATATGGCATCACTAATTGTAAGTCCGGATTTGATTGAATTCTGGGATAATTTGAGCTATGGTGGTGATGATGGAGTCAATCTGGAACAGGTCTCATTTGAGCAGATGTTTGACCACCAGAATAAATGTACTATCATCGATCTCAACCTGCGTCAAAAAACGGGCTGTACTATTATAGGGTACAAATCTCCTGACGGAGAATATGTAGTAAATCCAAGTCCAGAAACCGTCATTGGTACTGGGTCTAAAATCATCGTTGTGGGAAATTCCCAACAGATTGCCCAGCTACAAAAATCTTATCGAATTCACGAGTAG
- a CDS encoding PspC family transcriptional regulator — translation MGVVTELRHYMEKYGFYVSTRMADRLGMRARNVRITFIYFTFATLGAGFAVYLIMAFWLRIKDLIYVKRSSVFDL, via the coding sequence ATGGGCGTTGTTACAGAATTAAGGCATTACATGGAAAAGTATGGTTTCTATGTGAGCACACGTATGGCAGACCGATTGGGCATGCGTGCACGTAATGTGCGCATCACATTCATCTATTTTACATTTGCTACTCTAGGAGCTGGATTTGCAGTTTATTTGATCATGGCGTTTTGGTTGCGCATAAAGGATTTGATTTATGTCAAACGCAGTTCTGTTTTTGATTTATAG